The Fibrobacter sp. UWR2 region GCGTGCGCCGCCATCGGAAAAAATGATAATAATCGATAATATTTTATACCTAGCCACGAAACTTATTTTTTACTAACTTTGTTCGAGTTATTTTTAGCAGGAGATGAAACATGGCTAAGACAACAACAACTAAGGCTACAAAGGCCCCGGCCAAGAAGTGCGCTACCAAGGCTGCTGCCCCGAAGGCTGCTCCTAAGGCCGCTGCAAAGGCTGCCAAGCCGGTCGCAGAAAAGAAGACCGCCGCTAAGGCTCCGGCCAAGAAGGCCGCTCCGAAGGCCGCAGCCCCCAAGAAGGTCGCTGTGGAATTCGTCGCTGACTGTCCGCTCGCAACGACCGTTTCTGTCGCTGGCACGTTCAACAACTGGGCTGTCGACAAGGACATGCTCAAGAAGGACAAGAAGTCCGGTCTCTGGACTGCCAAGATTTCCCTCGCCGCTGGCGACTACGAATACAAGTTCGTGTGCGACGGCAAGAACTGGGATGCAGGCGACAACAAGATCAAGCACGTCTAATCGCGCCAATGCAATAACGGATGCGCCGGGCTAATCGCTCGGCGTTTTTCATTTTGTGTAAAGTGGTGCGCTGCTTGTTTTGCCGCGCTGTGAAGCGGGCCCGCGCTATGCAAGGGTTTGCGGTTAAATAGCGCCCGTGCGGCCTTCGCAACTCTGAGCTGGGGCCCCTCCCGCAGGATAAAAAAACTAAATTTGTCCCCATGACAAATTATTCTATCCCTCAAGAAGTTTTTGTGAAGGCTGCCGAACAGTACGGCACCCCCCTTTGGCTCTACGACCGCGCCACTATTGAGAAGCGCGTGAAGGAAGTCCAGGTTTTTGACACGGTGCGTTTTGCCCAGAAGGCATGTCCGAACCTCTCCATCGTGGCGCTCGTGCGCAAGCTCGGCGGCGTGGTCGATGCAGTCTCTGCCGGCGAAATCGTCCGCGCGTTGAAGGCGGGTTTCAAGGGCGGTCAGCAGAAGGGCAAGGCTCCCGAAATTGTCTACACCGCAGATATCTTCGACCGCGACGCGCTTGAACTCGTGAAGAAGTACGACATCGCGGTGAATGTCGGTTCGCCCGACATGATTCAGCAGCTCGCTGATTTCGGCGTGAAGTCGGAACTCACGCTCCGCGTGAACCCGGGTTTCGGTCACGGGCATTCCAGCAAGGTGAATACCGGCGGCCCGCTTAGCAAGCATGGCGTGTGGCACGAACAGATCAAGGACTGCATCAAGCTTGCGCAGGCCAACGGCATGTGGATTACCGGGCTCCACATGCACATCGGTTCCGGCTCCGACTTCGAACACCTCTCGCAGGTTTGCGACGCGATGGTGGACGCTAGCCGCCGCCTGGGCTCTCATTTGCGCACCATCAGTGCAGGGGGCGGCCTCCCGATTCCGTATCATGAGGAAGACAAGGGCAACCGCATCGACATGCAGGCCTACTACGACCTGTGGGACAAGGCCCGCAAGAACATCCAGCAGAGCATCGGCCACGAGGTTCACCTGGAAGTCGAACCCGGTCGCTACCTGGTGGCCGAAAGCGGTTACCTGATGGCCGAAATCCGCGCCGTCAAGAAGCAGGGCGACAACCTGTTCTACCTGCTCGATGCGGGCTTTACTGACCTGGTGCGCCCGAGTTTCTACGGCAGCTATCACGGCATTTCCATCATCGCCCGCGACGGTCGCGAATTGAACGAGACGGTCGATGCTGTCGTGGCAGGCCCGCTCTGCGAATCCGGTGACGTGTTCACGCAGGAAGAAGGTGGCTTCGTGGTGACCCGCAAGCTCCCGAAGGCGAAGGTCGGCGACCTTTTGATTCTCCATGACGCAGGTGCCTATGGTGCCGCCATGAGCAGCAATTACAACAGCCGCCGCTACGCCGCCGAGACCATGTACACTAATGGCGAACTGAAGGTCATCCGCGAAAGGCAGACGTTCGAGCAATTGCTCCAGAACGACCGCGTTATTGATTTATAATCGGTGCATAGCTTATAAAATCGGGCGACGCCTCCGTGCATCGCCCCTTTTCAATTTAAAAGGAAATTTCTATTTTTCTTGCCCGTAGATTATACCCTTTCAAGGAGCTTTTATGGGCGGCTTTTGCGGAGTTACTTCCAAATCGGATTGCGTATGCGATCTTTTCTTCGGGACTGACTACCACTCGCACCTCGGTACGCATCGCGGCGGTATGGCGGTGCTCAAGTCCGACGGAACATTCCATCGTTCCATCCACAACATCCAGAACACGCCGTTCCGTAGCAAGTTCGAACACGATTTGGCAGCATTCGCAGGTAACGTCGGCATCGGCGTGATCTCCGATACCGACCCGCAGCCGCTGGTGATGAGCACCAAGCTCGGTACCTTCGCTATCGTGACCGTTGGCCTTATCGCAAACATCGAGGAACTCAAGGAAGAACTCTTCCACAACAACTGCATGCAGCTGCAATACTCCACCACGAGCGGCATGGTCGGCCCGACGGAAGTCGTCTCCGCGCTCATCGCCACGCAGGCATCCATCGTCGATGGCCTCAAGTACGTTCACGAGAAGGTGAAGGGCAGTTGCTCCGTGTTGCTCATGGATAGCACGGGCCGCTTCTATGCGAGCCGTGACAAGTGGGGCCGCACGCCGATCATCCTCGGCCGCAAGGAAGGCTCCATGATCGCTGTGCAGGAAAGCTGCGCGCTCCCCAACCTCGGTTACGAGTACGTACGCGACCTCGGCCCGGGTGAAGTCGTGGAACTCACTCCCGAAAAGGATACCTGCCTCGTGGAACCGCGCAAGAAGATGGCTATCTGCTCGTTCCTCTGGGTCTACTACGGCTACCCGGCATCGAGCTACGAGGGCCGCAATGTGGAAATGACGCGCTACCGCTGCGGTTCCGCACTCGCGAAGCGCACCCCGACCGAGGCCGATGCTGCCTGCGGTATTCCGGATTCCGGTACGTCCCACGCCCTCGGCTACGCGCACGAGGCCGGTGTGAAGTTCGCCCGCCCGTTCGTGAAGTACACGCCCACGTGGGCTCGCTCCTTTATGCCGCAGGACCAGCGCCAGCGCGAGCATGTGGCCTCCATGAAACTCATCCCGGTCCCGGGACTCATCCGCGACCGCCGTCTCGTGTTCTGCGACGACTCCATCGTGCGCGGTACGCAGCTAGGCAAGCAGGCCGCCAAGCTTTACTCCCTCGGGTGCAAGGAAACGCACATGCGTATCGCCTGCCCGCCGTTAGTTTATCCGTGCAAGTTCATCAACTTCTCCCGTTCCAAGAGCGAGTACGACCTCATCACGCGCCGCTACATCCGCGAAAAGGAAGGCGAGAATGCCGATATCGCGAAGTACACCGACCCGGATAGCGAAGCCTACAAGGGCATGGTCGAATATATCCGCAAGAACCTGAACTTGACGACGCTCGCATTCCAGCGCATCGACGACCTGGTCCATGCCATCGGCCTCCCTGCCGAACAGCTCTGCACCTACTGCTGGAGCGGTAAGGACTATGCCGAAACGGGTGATTGCTACCATTGCCCCTGCGAGGGCGGTCAGTGCCCCAGCAAGGACAAGGATAAGTAAGGCTCCTTTAACTATATTTGGGGCACTATGGCACTATGCTTAGAAACTGAACAGCTGGAAACCGTCCAGCGGATCCTTTCCCTCCATTTCGAGGGGCTGGATGTCTGGGCCTATGGCCCGAGGCTCACCGGCGTGGATCTGACTCCCGATACGGAACTTGACCTCGCGGTCATTGCCGACAGGCCTCTCTCCTTTGAGGCGATGACGGCGGTGGAGAAGGCGTTTGCCGATAGCGGGCTCCCTTTCCGCGTCGATATCGTGGACTGGAGCAAGCTGCCGGATTCCATCCAGAAGAAACTCAAGAAAGAACACGAAGTTGTCCTAGAAGCTCCCAAGGACTAGCGCGATAGATTATTATGAAGCGTCTTATAACTCTCCTTCTAGTGTCCGCCCTTTCGGGTACGCTTTATGCCCAGGATGAGGTTTCCAAGGCCATGGCGATGATTCGTGATGGCCGTTGTTCCGAAGCGATCGCACCTCTCCAGAAACTCGCGGAATCCAAGAACTTCCGCAAGCGCGAAGGCGCCCAGTCCGCGGTGCTCCTCACGGAATGCTACCTGCGTGAACATAGGCGCGACGACGTGCTGAAGCTTGCCTCCAAGTTCCTGGAATACCATGTGAGCTCGGAATACCGCGAACGCATGGAACTCGCCCGCGCGATTGCGCTGGTGGAGAAGGGCTCCGTGTACGAAGGTGTCGAAGCCATGCTCCGCGTGCTGGCCTATACCAAGAACCCTGCCGCCAAGAGCCACACCAAGGAAGTCGCCATCCAGACTATTGCCGCAAGCCTCATGAATGCGGACCAGCTGCAGGCGCTCCTCGAGAAGTATCCGGTGGACAAGGATGTGGTGGGCTGGATCCAGTTGCAGATTGGCCGCGAATGCCAGAACGTGAAGCGCTACCGCGCCGCCCGCTATTGGTATAAGAAGGTCGTGAACGGCGGAGTCGCCGAGAACCTCTCCGCGACGGCCCAGCAGGGGCTGGAATCTCTCGACGGTCTTGGCGCCGGTATGCCGACCGTGCTCGTGCTCGCCCCGCTTTCCGGTGATTTTGCTGAATTCGGTGCCGCCGCCGTGCAGGGCGTGTACCTCGCCCACGAACAGGCTGGCCTTGCTGGCAAGGTTCGCATTCGCACCGCCGATACCCGCGCCGACGCTTCCATCGCGCTCATGCGTACCCAGCAGGCGGTGAACCAGGATAGCATCGTGGCCGTTATCGGCCCCATCATGAGTGCCCCGGCAGCCACCGTCGCCGCTTGGCTCGGCAGCAACTTCCAGAATATCCCGATGCTCACGCCTACCGCGACCGACGACGGCATCGCGAAGATGGGCCCGAATATCTTCCAGGTGAACATCACCATGGACAACCTTGCCCACAAGATTGCAGACTTCGCCACCAAGTGTCTCGATATCCGCGAGTTCGCGATCTTGAGCCCCATCGGTGACTACGGTTCCGCCATGTCGCAGAGCTTTACGCGTGCCGTGGAGCGTCGCGGTGGCAAGATTGCCGCTTTCAGGAACTACGTGGAAGGCCGCCCGGACTACGCGACCGAATTCAAGATCTTGCGCGACGTGCGCTTTAAGCAGGAAAACCGCCGCAGGAACATTGCCCGCGGGGCGTCGGACCTCGATGCCGTGGGCGCCCGCGAGCGCCGCGACTACCTGGCCGATTCCACCATGAACATCCCCGGCATCTTTATCCCGGCTACCAACCCGGGCGACGCGGGCCTCATGGTCGGGCAGGTCGCCTACAACAAGATTAAGGGTACGATGCTCGGTACTTCGGGCTGGTACGGCCGTGAACTGCTTATCCAGGGCAAGCAGCTTGTGGACAGCACGTACTTCAGTGTGCCGGGCCTTGACCTCTCGGGTAACAAGGAATCGTACGAGAACTTCGCGAAGGCCTTCAAGGAAAAGTGGGGCGAGGCCCCGGCCGAAGACAAAGTAAGCGGCCTCAGCTACGATGCCGCCAAGATCGTGTTCTCGGGTATCACGAAGAAGGTCGAAAGCCTCACCAAGTACCTCAATAACACGTCGGTGTTCGAAAGCGTCTATGGCGAAATCAAGTTTACGCGCGGCGCCAACACGAACACGAAGGTGGTGACCGTACGCAAGGGCAAGTTCTACGTGATGGAAGGCTGCAACCTTCCGGCCAACGCGCTTCCTTCTGACGACAAGAAGAAAGACGAAAAGAAGAAGTAGTCCGCGCACCCCGCAAAATGCATGAAATGGCTAAAACGACAGACTAAATGCCTGGGGTGCGCGTTTTAGTCCGTAAGATTTTAGTTTGTCTGTAGAAAAATTTGGCGATTTGCCCGCTGTTTAACGCAAAATTCGCGTCAAATACGCCGTTTAACGCCATCTTTCGTGGAAAAAGCCGGCATTTTCGATTAATTTGTATGTAAAATTACGGACTAAATGGGGGGAGGTGCCCATTTAGTCTGTCGAAATGCCCAAAAAAGAGGGCGAAATGCGAAAAATGTCTCTAGCCGGCGTCGGCGTAATCGTCATCGAACTCGATATTCGGGCCAGCGATGCTTGCGGCCACGAAGTCGGCTGATTCTCCTGCACGATAGAAAGACTGAAGGCTCGCGTCGTCGATAAGCGATTCGAGCGAGATGCTGCTGATGGCTCCGAGTTCCTCGCGGATGCGGTTCTTGAATGCCTGGAACCCGGAGTTGATCAGGTAGAAGGATATCGCGGATGTCTTATGGATCGGTTTCATGTTTTCCCCATATGGTTATCGCAATGTTCTACAGGTTTGCTGCGCCGGTCTTGCTCTGCCGTGGCTGTTGGTGGCGCGGCTGTTAAAAGATTGTTGATTACTTGTTCTTATTATAGATTTTACGCCCCTCGGGAGGCAAGTGACGAGCGTCAAATAGCGAATATGTAAGAATCGGCGCAAACCCAGCAACTGTGCGGGTTCCAGGCGATTTGCTAGGTTGAAAATTTTACTTAACTTTTTGAATATCAATGCGATACGTGTCGCACTTTTTATTACTTTATTTGTAATATACGACAAGAAAAAACTTATTCCACTTTGGATTAATATTTTGAGCCGGCAAGGGCCGCGATTACACTCGCCTGTGGCTCTATTTGTATATTTGGGGCGTTGAATAATTGTGGATTTATGCCCGTGCCGAACTTTTTCTTGAACCGTATTGGACGCATCCTGCTTGTTACGCTGACTGCCGCCGCGCTCGCCTTTGGTGCGCAGCCTTCGCAAACATCCAAGCCAGCTCAGCCCACGCTCGCGCTGCCTGCACAGCAGATGACCTATGCGGAACAGATGACGGAGCGCTCGATGGCGCTGGACTATGCGGGCGCGATGGAACTTGCGAAGAAGGTTCGCGCTTCCGATGATGGTGTTGGCTGCGTGCTCGAAAACATCGTGCGGGTGAGCCGCTACGACGACCTGGGCGATACGGCGGCGCTTGTCACTGCGGGCACGAACCTCGAGAAGTGCGCTTCTACCGGCCTGTGGGAAGCTCTCCGCAAGTTCGAACTCGGCTACGTGCAGACCGAGACGGGCCACTCCGTGAAGGGCGCGATGACTACCCGCTCCGCTGCTAAGTTGTTCGAAGAATCGCCCGAGCAGGAGGCGCGTGCCTTCTATGCGATATACGCCTACTACATAGACAAGAGTTTCAGCTGGGTGCCCTTCAAGTCGGACAGGCGCAGCGAATATCTGGCGGTGCTCGATTCCGCGTCTAAAGATTCCAAGCGCTTCTGGCCGCTGTTCCTTACCTCGCTCGTGTGGATGCACTACGACAAGGGCGATTTCAATGCGGGGCTCAAGCTTTCGCTGCGGGGCCTGGGCAAGGCGCCGAACCATCCGGTGCTGCTGCAGGTCAAGGCCGATATGCTCTACCGGCTTAAGCGCTACAAGGAGGCCGCCGCAATCTACGAGAAGAGCGCGGCAGATTACCTTGTACGTACCGGCAAGTCTATCCGTTACTGGTGTGCGGTAATGAACCTCGTGCGCATCTATGCCGACATGGGTGACAAGGAAAAATCTGCGCGCTGGCAGAAGGCGCTCGAGGATCAGGAATTCAAGAAGCTCAGGCACTGGATGCCGGGCTCGCTGGTGGATGACCTCGAAAGTCGCGACGTTCTCGACTAGCGGGGCCCGCGCGGAATATTACGTCGCGGAAAGGTTTAGCGCGGAATAACTCGGCGCGCGGTTTTGCGCGGGTTTTGTAAAAACATCACGTAAATAAAAAATTTACGGCACATTTCGGGGTGCAAATCCGTTTTAAGGGTATAGACACTTTAAAACGGAGTGACCCATGAAAAAGGACCCGCTGAGGCTGTTCTTCTTTGTAGACGGCTATACGCTCAAGAAGGTGAACGAGTTCTACAGGTTTCACCACCCCTACCATTCGCGGATCGATTTTCGCGCGCTCAAGAACTGGGCTCGCCACGAGGCGGTGCGCATGTTCTCGCCCGGGTCGAACTATGCGCTGATGGACTGCCATTACTACCATCCGTACAAGGACCCGAAACAGTATGGCGGCACGTGGGGGTTCTCGTGCTTTGAGCGGGAACTGCGGTTCGCGGGTTTCCAGATACACTACTGCGACCAGGTGGGGCCCGAGGGCGTGAGGCCGAACATGAGCCTGCTCGAAGATGCCCTGCTGTTCGCAAGCTACCGCAAGATGGACGCGGTGGTGCTCCTCAGCACGCAGGGGCAGTATGCGCCGCTGCCCGAAAGGCTACAGCTGATGGGCCTCCCGACGCTATTGCTGGGCTGGCAGTTCACGTACGAGAAGGAGAACCGTTTTGTGCGGTGGCGTACGGACCCATACCTGCAGGAGGTCTCCACGTACTATGTAGCGATGGACCGCGTCGCCGAAAGAGGGTTTTGCGCAGCCGACGGCGGCCTGTTCTGCGACGGGTAGAATCAGACCCGCGCGGCGCGAGCAGTTTTCGTCGAGATGTCGCGACAGTCCGTGAGCAACAAAGCCCCTGTTATTAAACAGGGGCGGTTGCGAGAGCGAGTGAGAAACCGGAGGTTCTTCACCCGAAATGTCGAACGAGCGGTCTTATAACTTATCCGCTTGCTTGCGCTGCCAGTCACTCATGAAAATCCAGGTGACGCGCAGACCCACGTACCAGGTGTCGCCGTCGTTATCCGTATCGAACGGGGTGCGCACGAGGATATGGTCTTCGATCTCGAGGTCGCTGTAGTCCACATGGCGGTAGCCGCCGTAGATACCGATGGCGATGGGGTCGAATTCCAGGCGGAGTTCGAGTTCGGCGGTGAACGTCGCGTCCATGGTGCTGTAGTAGCGGTCGCGCGAGTAGGTGTACTTGCCACTGTCGTCGGTGAACGCATACAGCGATGCGAGATGGATGTTCATGAGGTTGAAGCCGAAGCCGATGGAGGGAATCAGGTTGATGACGGTGTTTTCGCCGAAGAGCTTCCAGCCGAACATCCAGTCCACGCCGTAGGTGAACCATTTCACATCGAACAGGGGTACCTTCTGCGTGTCGCCGGTTTCTTCGCCGGTAACGGTGAGGTACTGCGACGGGCGTTCAGAGATCTGGGTCGGCATGAAGTTGATGTTGAACCAGGTGAGGAACTGCTTGTACTGGGCACCGACGTTCATGTGGAGCCCGATATACCAGTCATTGAATTCCGCATACGAGATGGAGGAACTGTAGGTTTCTTCTTTGCCGGTTTCCTCGTTGTCGAGGACAAAGCCACCGTTGTAGCGGCCGACGGTGTTCACGTATTCGTGGAAGTTGCTGAACATGCCGCGGTAGTCGGCGCCGATGGAGATGAAGCCGCGGATATGGTCTTTCTCGTAGAATCCGGATTCAGAATCCGCGAAGGCACTGGTAGCGAATGTAAGTGCGCACAGGAGCGAGACCAGGTAAACTATTTTTGTCTTCATACAAGACTCCGTATAAGGAATTAACGATGTATAAAATACATTATGTTTTGCGAATGTGCATTGAAAATTTTCATAAGGTGTTAAAAATCAACGATTTACGTGCTTTTTTGAGGTCGTTCCAGGGGGGGCGGTTGAGTCAAATTGTGCCCGGGGGAGCCTTTTTGGCGGCAATCTGCCTTGCGATTTGTGCCTGTGGCGGAGGCGATTCCCGTGAGGGCAGGGTAGATGGCGAGGCCATGTGCTCGGATTCCGTGCAGTTTTCGCCGCAGTTCTACAGCAATTTGTTCCGCAGGGGCAGTTCTTGCGGCCAGAGTCTGGTCGAAATCCGCTCCGAAGTGGGGCGCGATACCCTCGTGAAGCGCTTTGTGCTGGCAGATTCCGCCTTCATGGCCGATACCGCTCGGCTCAGGCGGCTTACCGCGGGCAGGGAATGGCAGGGCGCGACCGTCATCCGGGTGCCGGTACGCCGGGCGGTAGTGCTCTCGTCGGCGCAACTCGGGTTCATGCTGCGCCTTGGGGTCGAAGACCGCATAGTGGGCGTTGGCGCCGGCGCCTACATCGTGGATAGCGCGCTGGCGGCAAGGGTCACTGCCGGCGAGATTCTCGAGGTGGGCAACGGGCCGCAGGTATCGCTCGAGAAGGTAGTCTCCCTCAAGCCCGACCTGGTGATGACGTTTGCTACAGGCGGCGCGTACGATGACTACGACAGGCTTGCCACCCTCGGGGTACCGCTCATGCTTACGTCGGAATGGCAGGAGAACAACCCGTTCGCGAAATTCGAGTGGATTAGTTTGTTTGCAAAACTCTTCGGCGCGCTGCCGCAGGCGGCGCAGGTCGTTAAACCGTATGCGCAGGTAATCCCCGAGATGGCGAAGAAGGAATCGGACCCGCTTGTCGCCTGCAGGGAAAACGGCCCGCGTGTAATCGCGGGCATGGCCTACGGCGGCGTGTGGTATGCGCCCGGTGGAAGGAGCTACACTGCAAGCCTCATCAGGCAGGCGGGCGGCTGCTACCTGTGGGCCAGCGATACCACCCGCGAACTGAAGTTCTCGCTCGAGGAGATTTTTGCGGTGGCCGACAGCGCCGACGTGTGGGTGAACCCGGGCATATACGGCACGCCCGAAGACATCCTTGCGGCAGAACCCAGGCTCTCGCGCCTGAAGCCGTTCCGCACGAAGCGCGTGTGCCAGAACGATGCCCGCAAGAGCGCGGGTGGCGGCAACGACTTTTTCGAGAGCGCGGTTTCGAGGCCGGTGGAACTGATCCAGAATCTGCACGAATGCATTTTCGGCATAAAAGAGGGTGATTCCGGCAACATCTCGGAGGGCCACCCCTACAAATGGTATAGAAATATTTATAATTTTGCATTATGATTAAGACTCCCAGTGGTATCGGTGGCTGGATTGCCTCAAGTTACGAGGCTTCGGTTCCCTTCTTGCAGCAGGTTCCGCGTGAATGTGCCGACTTTTTGTTGCTCAATGCCCAGATCCGCGAGTATGACGCTGGTGAAATCATCATTCAGGGCGGCGTGGAAGGGCAGTCCTTCTGCGTGATGCAGAGTGGTCGAGCCCAGGTATGCGGTCAGATTCTGCCGGACGGGCATTACACTGTGGTTGCCTACATCGAAAGTGGTGCATGCTTCGCCGAGATGTCCATCCTTTGTAACGAGCCTACGAGCAATACGATTATCGCCGCCGAAGACGGCTGCACGGTGCTCCATATCCCGAAGGCCGAATTCGTGAAGTTCCTCGACAAGAACCCGAACATCATGGTGTTCCTGTACAAGGTCGTTTGCGACAGCCTCCGTGCCAAGAACAAGGCGTTCGACGAGTTCCAGCGCCTTTCGCTCCTTGCCTCGGGCAAGGTGCTCCCCTTCATTGATTTTGCGCAGACCATGGAAAAGAGCCGAATTACCGGTACGGTAATCTGCGAATCCCAGATGGGTTCGGGCTTTGTCGCCTTCCAGGATGGCCGCATCTGCTGTGCCAAGTGCGGCAAGCATGCTGGCCAGGATGCCCTCGAGGATATCCTCTCGTGGGGCGACGACTCCATGTACAAGCTCGACACGCACCTGATGCCGGGTACGGTGAACATCAACCAGATGGCCGATACCACGAGCCTCATCTTGGATGCGCTCAGGAATATTGACGAAAAACAAGGTGCCCGCAAGTAGGGCAAAACAAGGTGCCCTTTTTGGGGCAAAGGAAAAAAGATGAATTACGCAGACGCAGGAGTTTCCCTGGCCCGAGCTGACGAAGCGATGGTCGGTGTCAAGAAATCCGTACGTACTACATTCAACCAGGGCGTTCTGGGCGACGTCGGCAATTTCGGCGGCCTCTTCACGCTCAACCACCTCGGCATGAAGGACCCTGTCCTCGTGAGTTCCGTCGACGGCGTGGGCACCAAGCTCAAGGTCGATATCGAAATGGGCACGCACGAACTGCCGGGCCAGGACATCGTGAACCACTGCTGCGATGACATTCTGGTGCAGGGTGCACGTCCGCTGTTCTTCTTGGACTACGTGGCTACTGGCCGCCTGGAACCGGGCGTTATGGACAAACTCGTTGCCGGTATGGCCAAGGCCTGCCGCGAGAACGACCTCGTGCTTATCGGCGGTGAAACTGCCGAAATGCCGGGCTTCTACGGCCCGGGCGACTACGACATTTCCGGCACCATCGTCGGCGTCGTGGAACGTGAGAACATCATTGACGGCAAGAAGATCAAGCCGGGTACCATTATCCTCGGCCTGCCCTCCACCGGACTCCACACCAACGGCTACTCTCTCGCCCGCAAGGTGCTGTTCGATGTGGCTGGCTACAAGGTCGACACCGTCGTGGACGGCATGGACAAGTCTATCGGCGAAGCGCTTGCGACCCCGCACCGCAGCTACTACCCGAGTCTCATCGACCTCTGCAACAAGAAGATTATCCAGGGCCTCGCTCACATCACGGGTTCGGGCTACCAGGGCAACATCCCGCGTATCCTCCCGGACAACGTCGACGTGATTATCGACCGCACCACGTGGGATCCGCCGATGATCTTCAAGCTCATCCAGCAGGCCGGCTCCGTGGAGAAGGACGAGATGTACTCCACCTTCAACATGGGTATGGGCATGCTCATCTTCATCGACCCGGCAGACAAGGCCGAAGTTACGGCACACCTCGAAGCCAAGGGCGAAAAGTGGGTGCAGATTGGTGAAGTTGTCGCCGGCACCAAGCAGGTGAAGTTCCGCGACTAGTTTGCGGATCTTCGCCGCGATCCTGCATCGTAGCCCTCGCAATTCTGCGTCGTGACCCTCGCGATTTTATATCGTCACCCTCGCGAAGGCGAGGGTCTTTTCGTATGTCGTTCGCGCAATATTTTGCGTAAATCTGTGAGTTCTAACACGTTCGGGCACAGTTTGGGAACATTATAATGTTCCAAATAACTTTTTTCTGTGCGTAAGCCGTACCATGAATATATTTTTAAGGTCGTATAAATAAGGAGTTTTATGAAAAACCGTTTTACGAAGTTTATGATTGCTGCGGGCGCGATGGCGCTCATTTGCGCTTGTGGCGACGATCCGTCGTCTCCGAATAACCCGCAGCCCGGTGCCTCTAGCGCCGTGATCGACCCGAATTCCAGTGCGGTCGTTCCTGGTTCCAGCACCGGCATCGACCCGAACTCCAGCGCGGCAGTTCCTGGTTCCAGTGCCGTCGTTCCGGGCTCCAGCGAGACCGTCCCCGGTTCCAGTACCGTCGTTCCGGGCTCCAGCGCGGTAGCCCCTGGTTCTAGTGCCGTTGTTCCTGGCTCCAGCGAGACTGTTCCGGTCAGCAGCTCCAGCGATGTTCCCCGCGACGAGAACGGCTTCCCGACTCTTGAATCTTACGGCCCGCCTCCCGAGGCCTACACCAAGGACATTCTGAGCAATGGAAAGACCGGCTGGAGCAGCCGCTACTGGGATGCCTGCAAGCCGCACTGTTCCTGGCTCAGCAGCGTCGATACCACTAGCGAAGCAGCCTACCAGGCTGGCGGTACCGTTGCCCGTAACTGCAATATCCACGACGTCGAAGTCCCGGCGTTTACGCTCGGCCATGCGGTACAGCAGTACTGGATGGGTTACGAG contains the following coding sequences:
- a CDS encoding M48 family metallopeptidase; its protein translation is MNNCGFMPVPNFFLNRIGRILLVTLTAAALAFGAQPSQTSKPAQPTLALPAQQMTYAEQMTERSMALDYAGAMELAKKVRASDDGVGCVLENIVRVSRYDDLGDTAALVTAGTNLEKCASTGLWEALRKFELGYVQTETGHSVKGAMTTRSAAKLFEESPEQEARAFYAIYAYYIDKSFSWVPFKSDRRSEYLAVLDSASKDSKRFWPLFLTSLVWMHYDKGDFNAGLKLSLRGLGKAPNHPVLLQVKADMLYRLKRYKEAAAIYEKSAADYLVRTGKSIRYWCAVMNLVRIYADMGDKEKSARWQKALEDQEFKKLRHWMPGSLVDDLESRDVLD
- the lysA gene encoding diaminopimelate decarboxylase; the protein is MTNYSIPQEVFVKAAEQYGTPLWLYDRATIEKRVKEVQVFDTVRFAQKACPNLSIVALVRKLGGVVDAVSAGEIVRALKAGFKGGQQKGKAPEIVYTADIFDRDALELVKKYDIAVNVGSPDMIQQLADFGVKSELTLRVNPGFGHGHSSKVNTGGPLSKHGVWHEQIKDCIKLAQANGMWITGLHMHIGSGSDFEHLSQVCDAMVDASRRLGSHLRTISAGGGLPIPYHEEDKGNRIDMQAYYDLWDKARKNIQQSIGHEVHLEVEPGRYLVAESGYLMAEIRAVKKQGDNLFYLLDAGFTDLVRPSFYGSYHGISIIARDGRELNETVDAVVAGPLCESGDVFTQEEGGFVVTRKLPKAKVGDLLILHDAGAYGAAMSSNYNSRRYAAETMYTNGELKVIRERQTFEQLLQNDRVIDL
- a CDS encoding glycogen-binding domain-containing protein, giving the protein MAKTTTTKATKAPAKKCATKAAAPKAAPKAAAKAAKPVAEKKTAAKAPAKKAAPKAAAPKKVAVEFVADCPLATTVSVAGTFNNWAVDKDMLKKDKKSGLWTAKISLAAGDYEYKFVCDGKNWDAGDNKIKHV
- a CDS encoding nucleotidyltransferase family protein encodes the protein MALCLETEQLETVQRILSLHFEGLDVWAYGPRLTGVDLTPDTELDLAVIADRPLSFEAMTAVEKAFADSGLPFRVDIVDWSKLPDSIQKKLKKEHEVVLEAPKD
- a CDS encoding amidophosphoribosyltransferase translates to MGGFCGVTSKSDCVCDLFFGTDYHSHLGTHRGGMAVLKSDGTFHRSIHNIQNTPFRSKFEHDLAAFAGNVGIGVISDTDPQPLVMSTKLGTFAIVTVGLIANIEELKEELFHNNCMQLQYSTTSGMVGPTEVVSALIATQASIVDGLKYVHEKVKGSCSVLLMDSTGRFYASRDKWGRTPIILGRKEGSMIAVQESCALPNLGYEYVRDLGPGEVVELTPEKDTCLVEPRKKMAICSFLWVYYGYPASSYEGRNVEMTRYRCGSALAKRTPTEADAACGIPDSGTSHALGYAHEAGVKFARPFVKYTPTWARSFMPQDQRQREHVASMKLIPVPGLIRDRRLVFCDDSIVRGTQLGKQAAKLYSLGCKETHMRIACPPLVYPCKFINFSRSKSEYDLITRRYIREKEGENADIAKYTDPDSEAYKGMVEYIRKNLNLTTLAFQRIDDLVHAIGLPAEQLCTYCWSGKDYAETGDCYHCPCEGGQCPSKDKDK
- a CDS encoding penicillin-binding protein activator; the protein is MKRLITLLLVSALSGTLYAQDEVSKAMAMIRDGRCSEAIAPLQKLAESKNFRKREGAQSAVLLTECYLREHRRDDVLKLASKFLEYHVSSEYRERMELARAIALVEKGSVYEGVEAMLRVLAYTKNPAAKSHTKEVAIQTIAASLMNADQLQALLEKYPVDKDVVGWIQLQIGRECQNVKRYRAARYWYKKVVNGGVAENLSATAQQGLESLDGLGAGMPTVLVLAPLSGDFAEFGAAAVQGVYLAHEQAGLAGKVRIRTADTRADASIALMRTQQAVNQDSIVAVIGPIMSAPAATVAAWLGSNFQNIPMLTPTATDDGIAKMGPNIFQVNITMDNLAHKIADFATKCLDIREFAILSPIGDYGSAMSQSFTRAVERRGGKIAAFRNYVEGRPDYATEFKILRDVRFKQENRRRNIARGASDLDAVGARERRDYLADSTMNIPGIFIPATNPGDAGLMVGQVAYNKIKGTMLGTSGWYGRELLIQGKQLVDSTYFSVPGLDLSGNKESYENFAKAFKEKWGEAPAEDKVSGLSYDAAKIVFSGITKKVESLTKYLNNTSVFESVYGEIKFTRGANTNTKVVTVRKGKFYVMEGCNLPANALPSDDKKKDEKKK